One segment of Castanea sativa cultivar Marrone di Chiusa Pesio chromosome 3, ASM4071231v1 DNA contains the following:
- the LOC142629558 gene encoding putative nucleoredoxin 1 — MAGGGEENVTEIVINDEAHDFRSLLSSSERDFLVRNNGDQVKIETLKGKKLALYFSASWCGPCRRFTPTLTEVYNELSSKGDFEVIFVSGDEDEESFKGYFSKMPWLAIPFSDSETRDRLNELFKVSGIPHCVILDEEGKVVSDNGVEIIREYGIEAYPFTQEKIKDLKDQEEAARKNQSLRSILVSPSRDFVMSSDGKKVPVSELEGKTVGLYFSLFSYKACDDFTPKLDEVYEKLKAKGENFEIVLIPLEEDEESFNQGFKSLHWFALPIKDKSCQKLARYFELATLPTLVIIGPDGKTLQSNVAETIDEHGVLAYPFTPERFTELAEVEKAKQEAQTLESILVSGDQDFVIGKDGVKIPVTDLVGKNILLYFSAHWCPPCRAFLPKLMDAYHKIKAKDDAFEVIFISSDRDQASFDEFFSGMPWLALPFGDPRKASLSRTFKVHGIPLLVAIGPSGKTVTKEARDIIMLHGADAYPFTDERLKEIEAQIEELAKGWPEKLKLKLHEKHELGLARRSSYTCDGCAEEGHVWSYYCDKCDFDLHPKCALKEDKGANDDSKGEENPPEGWNCDGETCFKV; from the exons ATGGCAGGTGGTGGTGAAGAAAACGTTACCGAGATTGTGATCAACGACGAAGCTCACGACTTTCGCTCGCTACTCTCTTCTTCTGAGAGAGACTTTCTTGTCCGCAACAATGGCGAtcag GTTAAAATTGAGACCTTGAAGGGGAAGAAGTTGGCATTGTATTTTTCAGCATCATGGTGTGGCCCCTGTCGCCGATTCACCCCAACGTTAACTGAGGTGTACAATGAACTCTCTTCAAAAGGTGATTTTGAGGTCATTTTTGTCTCGGGTGATGAAGATGAGGAGTCCTTCAAAGGGTACTTCTCCAAGATGCCATGGCTTGCAATCCCATTTTCAGATTCAGAGACACGTGATCGCTTGAATGAATTGTTTAAGGTTAGTGGCATACCCCACTGTGTAATCCTTGATGAAGAGGGGAAAGTGGTGAGTGACAATGGAGTTGAGATCATTCGGGAGTATGGAATTGAAGCGTACCCTTTCACACAAGAAAAGATCAAAGATTTGAAAGATCAAGAGGAAGCAGCCAGGAAGAATCAGTCCTTGAGATCTATCTTGGTATCCCCCTCACGTGACTTTGTCATGTCATCTGATGGAAAGAAG GTGCCTGTCTCTGAACTTGAAGGAAAGACAGTTGGTCTGTATTTCTCATTGTTCTCGTACAAGGCTTGTGATGATTTTACTCCAAAACTTGatgaggtttatgaaaaattgaaagcaAAGGGAGAGAACTTTGAGATTGTGTTGATACCACTTGAAGAGGATGAGGAATCATTCAATCAAGGCTTCAAAAGCTTGCATTGGTTTGCACTACCTATCAAGGACAAGAGCTGTCAAAAGCTGGCTCGGTACTTTGAGCTCGCAACCCTCCCGACTTTGGTTATTATAGGGCCAGATGGGAAGACTCTTCAATCCAATGTTGCTGAAACAATTGACGAACATGGGGTTCTGGCATACCCGTTCACGCCGGAAAGGTTCACAGAGCTTGCTGAGGTGGAGAAGGCAAAACAGGAAGCTCAAACCCTGGAGTCAATTTTGGTTTCAGGAGATCAAGATTTCGTCATTGGAAAAGATGGAGTCAAG ATTCCAGTAACAGATTTAGTGGGAAAGAACATCCTACTTTACTTCTCAGCACATTGGTGCCCTCCATGTCGCGCCTTTCTTCCGAAACTTATGGATGCATACCACAAGATCAAGGCAAAGGATGATGCCTTTGAAGTGATTTTCATCTCTAGTGACAGGGACCAAGcctcttttgatgaattctttTCAGGAATGCCATGGCTAGCGCTTCCCTTTGGTGATCCTAGGAAGGCATCCTTGAGTCGTACTTTCAAGGTCCATGGCATTCCCCTGCTTGTAGCCATTGGACCAAGTGGCAAGACTGTCACAAAAGAAGCTCGAGATATTATAATGCTTCATGGGGCTGATGCCTATCCTTTTACTGATGAGCGGTTGAAGGAGATTGAGGCACAAATTGAGGAGTTGGCAAAGGGGTGGCCTGAGAAGTTGAAACTCAAACTCCATGAGAAGCACGAGCTTGGGCTTGCTCGTCGTAGTAGTTATACATGTGATGGGTGTGCTGAGGAGGGACATGTCTGGTCATATTACTGTGATAAGTGTGACTTTGATCTTCATCCAAAGTGTGCCTTGAAAGAAGACAAAGGTGCCAATGATGATTCCAAGGGGGAAGAAAATCCCCCTGAAGGATGGAACTGCGATGGAGAGACCTGCTTCAAAGTTTGA
- the LOC142629071 gene encoding uncharacterized protein LOC142629071, translated as MAETLIRQGKLQKYVRKTEPYKYQQKDYQDRTSEMGDTKPFAGQIKMISGGITADGTLKSLKKAQGRKINSVHSRLPPMKMPRNDEPDIVFSERDGWGIKQPHDDPLVIMLRIEEFNIHRVLIDNGSSADIIYLLAFQQMKLDKKRIRPFTSPLVSFIGDRIVPRGIITKEIDFLIVDCPSTYNIILGGPTLNRLRVATSTYYLKVKFSTAHGVGEIKGDQVLGKECYQAALASGENHTWMINETEPIPKPSETP; from the coding sequence ATGGCAGAAACTTTAATCCGGCAAGGGAAGTTGCAAAAATATGTTAGAAAGACGGAGCCATACAAGTACCAACAGAAGGACTACCAAGACAGAACTTCGGAGATGGGGGACACCAAACCCTTTGCAGGACAAATAAAGATGATCTCAGGAGGAATAACAGCCGACGGAACATTGAAATCCCTGAAAAAGGCACAGGGAAGGAAGATAAATAGCGTCCATTCTCGACTCCCTCCAATGAAGATGCCAAGGAATGACGAACCCGATATTGTCTTCTCAGAGAGAGACGGTTGGGGCATCAAGCAACCCCATGACGATCCACTTGTAATCATGCTCAGAATAGAAGAATTCAACATCCACCGGGTACTCATTGACAACGGAAGCTCAGCAGACATCATCTATTTGCTCGCATTTCAGCAAATGAAGCTGGATAAGAAGAGGATCAGGCCTTTTACCTCACCTCTGGTAAGCTTTATAGGGGATAGAATCGTCCCTAGAGGCATCATCACCAAGGAAATTGATTTCCTTATAGTTGATTGTCCTTCAACATACAACATCATCTTGGGAGGACCTACACTCAACAGACTAAGAGTAGCAACGTCAACATATTACTTGAAAGTGAAGTTTTCAACAGCCCATGGTGTAGGAGAAATCAAAGGAGACCAAGTTTTGGGAAAAGAGTGCTACCAAGCTGCCTTAGCATCTGGGGAAAACCACACATGGATGATCAACGAAACAGAGCCCATTCCTAAACCGTCAGAAACACCATAA